The genomic DNA GACGAGGTGAGATTGGGGGTGGAGTGCCCCAGCATCATCTGCACAGCGGGCAAGGGGATGTTGCTTTGCATCAACTCCACGCCTCTCGCCTTGCGGATGGCTTCCGGACCGCCCAGCCGCTTTGGAAACCCACATTCCAAAGCCCGTTCATAAAATTTGCGCCGAACAAAACCAGGGTCCAAATCAAGCAGTCTTTCCGACTCCTTGTGAGATTTCAAGGTGTCGATCTTCCCCCTGATCTCGTCGGCAAGAGATTGTGAAATATGAACTTCCCTCGGTTCCGCATTCTCATTCCCATTCGAACGAAAAATCACCAGATGGCGAGCCCAATCGAGATCGGTATGTATGTTGATCGATAATACTTCGCTCAACTTTGCGCCCGTATACCTGACCAAAAGGAAAATGAGCAAAACGCTTAGTCTGGACAAACGAACATCGTCGCGTTTTGGTTTTTCAGCCCATTCCCGGAAAGAATCCTCTAATCGATTAAGTTGGGAGTGACTCAGGCACTCCTCGCCTTCCGCAATAGAGAGAATCCGTCCATCATCACTTCGGTTGAAACCTGTCATTGCTATGAACCTTTGATTGCTGAGAGTTGCTGCTTGCCCCCGAAAATACCATGTCATCTTGAAGAAAGCCCGGCGATAATCATTCGACCTCGCTCACATTGGTATTGACTTGTCGAAGTTTTACTGTCACGAATATAAATACTTTCGTGACTGTTGACAAATGTTTTCACAAAAAGGCGGTCGATTCCATGTATTTCCAAACTGCTGATATCGAAGTCGCGCTCTGGATTCCACCTTTTGTGGCGTTCGTCATTTCTTTTTTCACCTCAATGGGCGGCGTTTCCGGTGCCTTTCTGCTCTTGCCGTTTCAGATGTCCTTCATCGGGTATACGAATCCATCGGTCAGCGCCACCAACCAGGTGTTCAATGTCGTTGCCATCCCAAGCGGAGTATATCGTTACTGGCGCGAGGAACGAATGGTGTGGCCGCTGACGTGGATTGTTGTCTTCGGCACGCTGCCAGGCGTCTTTATCGGCGCCATGGTAAGGGTGCTCTATTTGCCGGATCCGAAACATTTCAAACTGTTTGCCGCCTGTGTGCTCTTTTATATCGGGTTTAAAATGGTGAGGGACGTGCTGGGGAACTCAAATGGTGGGAACAAGAAAAAAAGCGAAGCACGCTTTCGGGAAATGGTCAAACGTAATACCAGTCCTGGGGGGGCGGCAGCCTCGCCCGCCACGACAGTCACTTGTTTCAATCTAAAGCGACTGGGGTTCACGTTCTACGGAGATGCCTATAATGTTTCATTCTGGGGAATTTTGCTTCTCAGTTTCATTGTCGGCATAGTAGGGGGAATCTACGGGATAGGGGGAGGATCAATAATTGCCCCGTTTTTTATAACTTTTTTCGAACTTCCCGTCTATGTCGTCGCAGGGGCCGCACTGATGGGTACTTTTGTCACATCAGTGGCTGGCGTCGTTTTTTATCAGGCCATCGCCCCATTCTATCCGAATCTTTCCGTGGCCCCCGACTGGCTGTTGGGAATTCTTTTCGGAGTAGGTGGAATGGCGGGAATGTATCTTGGGGCTCGATGTCAAAAGTTTGTGTCAGCCAAGGCCATCAAGTGGATGCTGGCGGGTGTCATGGTGTTTACTGCAATCAAATACATCCTTAATTTCTTTGAATATTGAAGAACAGCAGCCGACAATCCGCTCCCCTTCAGGAGGCGATGCTATGTGTACGAAGAGAGATATTGAAGACATTCTCAAGCAAATTGGAGAAAGCCACGATCCCGATCATATTCGGCGACTCCTTGAAGAGATTAATGCATGCAGCAAATGTCCGGAGAATCTTCAGTACCAGGATGACCAGGATTCAGTTTGCCGTTGTCGTCTAAATTTTCATATTGAACTCAAGAATCACATCTATGCGATTACAAACAAAAAATAGTGTATCCTTTTTGGCAGAGGGTCTTGCGGTTGCGTGCCCACCTCATTTGCAAATGTGATCGACAATGTTTCTCCGAAGACGTGGAAGGCACCTTTCCCAAGGTGCCTGCCACGTATCATCTAGTAGTTGAGAATCCTGTCCGCCTTGATCATTTCCGCATACAGGAATTTCATGCTGGACAACTTGACGTATTCGCTTTCATCCACCCCGTGGATGCTCAGGCACTTCCCTCAGGCTACCAGCACGCCCTCGCTCAGGGCGAACATCTTCGCCTGTTCGGCGATCGGGAATGCTTCCGAATCGCCCGCATACAAATCAACGGCACCGGCGTTCAGGAACAACGTGACGTCCTCGCCCTCGTTCAACAGGAAGTTACCGAAACGGACAGCGTTCCATTTCACTTC from Pseudodesulfovibrio thermohalotolerans includes the following:
- a CDS encoding TOBE domain-containing protein is translated as MTGFNRSDDGRILSIAEGEECLSHSQLNRLEDSFREWAEKPKRDDVRLSRLSVLLIFLLVRYTGAKLSEVLSINIHTDLDWARHLVIFRSNGNENAEPREVHISQSLADEIRGKIDTLKSHKESERLLDLDPGFVRRKFYERALECGFPKRLGGPEAIRKARGVELMQSNIPLPAVQMMLGHSTPNLTSSYVAFSKDEIQAVAQRFLEKESGRKTSARNSFFGKVSEILRGDIQTRVVMETLEGNSIITVITNDSLERLGLSLGRLITAEVKAPLVILHGGEASPKCSTENRLRGVVTRITNGEVNTEFIVKISETTEICALVTSSPSSPFELNVGDCAWALFNCSAVVLHVD
- a CDS encoding sulfite exporter TauE/SafE family protein, which translates into the protein MYFQTADIEVALWIPPFVAFVISFFTSMGGVSGAFLLLPFQMSFIGYTNPSVSATNQVFNVVAIPSGVYRYWREERMVWPLTWIVVFGTLPGVFIGAMVRVLYLPDPKHFKLFAACVLFYIGFKMVRDVLGNSNGGNKKKSEARFREMVKRNTSPGGAAASPATTVTCFNLKRLGFTFYGDAYNVSFWGILLLSFIVGIVGGIYGIGGGSIIAPFFITFFELPVYVVAGAALMGTFVTSVAGVVFYQAIAPFYPNLSVAPDWLLGILFGVGGMAGMYLGARCQKFVSAKAIKWMLAGVMVFTAIKYILNFFEY
- a CDS encoding DsrE family protein; translated protein: MQVLIILSSNDPEVKWNAVRFGNFLLNEGEDVTLFLNAGAVDLYAGDSEAFPIAEQAKMFALSEGVLVAUGKCLSIHGVDESEYVKLSSMKFLYAEMIKADRILNY